From the genome of Longispora fulva:
CACCTCAGGTCCTGGAGAACTCAGCTCTGACGGGTCAGAGTCGCGGCCGAGGCGGGCGCCGTGACCGACACGCCCGCCGGATGGTTGATAGCGTGATCGTCATGACGGAGTTGGAAGAGCTGGTCCTGACTCCCGGCGAGCGCGCCCAGCAGGTCCCGGTCGACAGTGTGACGTTCACGATGGACTGGACCGGCGAGGACGAGCCAGGCCAGCTGGCGGCGTTCGTGGCGTGCCGGATCCGGGCCTTCGGTGCTGAACCGACGGACGTCGACACCGACGTCGTCCACCGCACGGCCGACGATGATCCGACTCTGCGCCGCGGTGATGCCCCGGTCCGCCAGCTCGACCATCTGTCTGATGTGGTGGCACGCCTCGGCTACACGATGGTGGTGCGCGACAGTGGCACCGACACCTACGAGGTCCTGGTCGCGCGAACCGGCGGGCGCGAGCTGACCGGCTTGGCGCACGAGGGCGTGCCGGTACGGGCCTGGGGCTCCGAGCCCGAGGAGTCCCTGGTGAGTCTGAACTGTCCGAACTGTTCGGAGATGCTGGTCTGGGAGCTGCCGGCGGGCCAGACCCTCGCCGACGAGCGCTGCGAGTGCGGTGCCGCGTTGTTCGACGGTGCTGGTCGCCCACTGCCAGGTGTCAGTCTCCACGACTGAGCGCCAGCGGTGGGTTGCGGACAAGAGTCCACGTTTCGCCGCGAGGCGTTGGGGCGTGGGCGCCGCCAGAAAGAAAGCGCCGCCGCATTCGATGCGGAGCTGCGGCCTGACACCCTGGCGTTCAGGGTGTGTGACGGGGGTGCGGTGGTTGTCCGTTTCGTGTCGTCGATCGTGGGGACGTTCGCCACCTGGCGTCGACTACCGCGCGCGGTCTGGCTGTTGACCGCCGCGCGGGCCGTCAACCGGCTGGGCGCATTCACTCTGGCGTTCCTGACCATCGCCGTGACCGCCCGGGGGTTCACGGTCGCCGACGCGGGGCTGTTGATGTCGGCGTTCGGGCTGGCGGCCATCGTCTCCCGGCTGATCGGCGGCCGGTTGGCGGACCGGATCGGGCGACGTGCCACGATCGTGGGCGGCCTGGTCGCGACAGCCGCCGCGCAGCTGGCCCTGGCGGCCTCGACGTCGCGTCTCGCCCTGGCCGTCGCGGTGATCGCCGTCGGTCTGGCGTTCGAGATCTACGAGCCGGCCAGTCAGTCGCTGATCGGCGACGTCACCGAACCCGCCGACCGCCCCGTCGCCTACGGCCTGTTCGGTGCGGCGCTGGCCTGCGCGGGGATCGCCGCCGGCGCGCTGGCCACGCTCCTGGGCGGCCTGGACGTGCGGTGGCTGTTCGTCGCCGACGCGGTCACCTGCCTACTGTGCGCCGTGCTGATCGCCGCCACCCTGCCCGGAACGACCAGGACGACGCCGCCGACCCGCGGCACCGCACCGACCGGCCGGAACCCGTGGCGCGACCCCCTCCTGCGTGCGTTCCTTGCCACGGGCACCGTCTTCGCGGTCCTGTATATGCAGCTGCTGACCACGTTGCCGCTGACCCTGGCCCGCCACCATCTCGGCGCCGGCGCGTTCGGCCTGCTGCTGACCCTGTCAGCGATCACCATCGTCGCCGGCCAACCGCTCCTCGCGGCACCGTTCACCTCCATGACAGCCATGACCGCCGGGTACGTCCTCCTCGGCGCCGGCTTGGCCCTGAACGCGGCGGCGGCGAATCTGGCGACGTTCATCGCGGCCACCGTGGTCTGGAGCACCGGAGAAGTGCTGCTCCTCGGCCACGTCTACGCCCTCGTCGGCGACCTCGCTCCCGCCACGGCCAGGGCACACTACCTGTCCGTCTACGGCATCAGCTGGGGCATCGCGACCCTGGTCGGCCCCTTCGCCGGAACCCAGGCCCTCGCGCACGCCGGTCAGGCCTGGCTGTGGACCGCCGCCGGAGCGTGCAGCCTGGCCCTGGCTGCCATCCAGCCCCGACTACACCGCAAAGCCCGGCAGCGCACCGACGCCCACCAGCCCGCTCCGGTGAGCGCCTCGCTGGAGATCCTTTCGTGACACCTGCACCGAGGCGGAACCAATACCAACCGTCGCTGCAGGAGCTCGATGCCCGGCGAGGTCCCGGATAGCGGAGCGGCCTCATGACGCCGGGGCGGGCGAAATTTGCTCGACGTCACCGTCAACGATGGGCTCCCAGCCCTGGCTGACCGGACACGACAGAGCCGGCGGCGACGGTAGGCGGCTGGGAGGGTTAGATGGTCCCGATTGACCCAACGAAGTAGGGAGTGGATGGATCGTGTCGAACGTGGTTCTCATCGCGGGCACAACGGAGACGCCGCCGGCGGGTATCGCCGCCGCGAACGGGGTTGAGTCGGTGCAGGCGTCGGTGCACAACCTGAGCACGCTGCTGGCGGTGCTGGCCAGCGAAGGGGTGGAAAGCGGCTACGTGTCCGGCTGGAACGGGCAGCAGGGGGACTACGTCCTGCGTAGCAACGGAGCGATCGCCCCGTACGACGAGCACGCGAACGACACCGGGCACGCCTTCGTGGTGCAGCCGCAGGCGCCCGGAACGGACTGAGTCCTGCGGGCCGCCCGGAAATCCGTCCGGGCGGCCCGGCCCAGGCTCGTCGCCGCCCAGCCGGTGCTGGCCGTGCCGACCGCCCTGCGGCCTGCCCGAGGTGCCGAGGCCGCCGGGTGATCGAACTCCCCGGCGGCCCTTCGCGCTGAGTGTCAGCTCGACAGGAACGCGGTGACGAGGTCGGCGAACTCGTCCGGGCCCATGACGGGGACGCCGAGGGATTCGGCCTTGGCAAGCTTGGACCCGGCCTTGTCCCCGGCGACGAGCAGCGCGGTCTTCGCCGACACGGAGCCGGAGGCCTTGCCGCCGGCGCGTTCGATGAGTTCGTTCATCTCGTTGCGGGTCAGGTCTGCCAGGGGCCCGGTCATGGACCCGGTGACGACGACGGACTTCCCGGCGAGCGGCAGGTCCGACGCGTCGCCGGCGGGCTCTTGGCCGGGCGGAACGGCGCCGGGTTCGGTCATGTTCACCCCGGCGGCGACGAGCTTGTCGATGACCGGGGCGAGGTCTTTGAGTTCGTCGACGATGACGGGTGTCTTCTCGGGGCCGAGGCCGTCGACGTGCTGGAGGGCTTCGGTGTCGGCGGTGCGGATGTTGTCCATGGTGGCGAAGTGTTTGGCGATCCGCCGGGACATCGACCGTCCGGTGCCGCGTACACCGAGCGCGGTGAGGACCCGGGCGAGGGGCTGCTGCTTGGCGGTCTCCAGCGCGGCGAGGAGGTTGTCGGTGGAGATGTCGCCCATCCGGTCCAGGCCGAGGATCTGCTCGCGGGTCAGGGTGAACAGGTCGGCGAAGTCCTCGATGAGACCAGCGTCGACGAGCTGGACGATGCGGGTGTGGCCGAGGCCTTCGATGTCCAGGGCGTCGCGGGAGACGGCGTAGTCGATGGAGGCGACGGCGTTGCAGGCACGTCCCAAGGTGCAGCGCCACCGTTCCTGGGTGCGGTCGATGTCGCTGCCGCAGCGGGGGCACACCTCGGGGATAGCGATGGGTGTCTCCGCGCCGGTGCGCACGGCGACGAGGGGTGCTTCGATGGCGGGGATGACGTCCCCTGCCCGGTACACCGTCACCTGGTCGCCGATCAGGAGGCCCTTGCGGGTGATGTCGGCCGCGTTGTGCAGGGTGGCGTAGGTGACGATGACTCCGCCGATCTCGACGGGTTCGAGGACGGCGCGGGGTGCGATGATGCCGGTCCGGCCGACCTCCCACTCCACGGCCAGCAGCTTGGTGATCTTCGTGTCGGCGGGCAGCTTGTAGGCGATCGCCCACCTCGGGGCGCGGGAGGAGAACCCAGCCTGCTCCTGGTCGAGGGCCGGGTCGGTCTTGATGACGATCCCGTCGATGCCGAACCCTAGGCCTGCCCGGGCGTCGCCGATCTCCTCGATCCGGGCGAGGACTCCGTCGAGGGTGTCGTAGCGGATCGCGCCGGCCAGCGCGGCGGCGCTGGTCTGCACGCCGAGGTCGGTCAGGAGGTCGAGGAGGCCGGAGTGCGGCAGGGCCGCCAGGTCGGCGGCGAGGCTCGGGCTCGTGGCGTCGAGGGGGAGGGCGCTGTAGCCGAAGAACGTCCACTCGACCTCGTAGGGCCGGTTCTTCGTGCGCATGCTTCCGGCGGCGGCGGAGCGCGGGTTGCTGAACGGGTCACCGCCGGCGTGCACGCGGGCGGTGGTCGCGGCCTCGTACTGCTCGCGGGTCAGCAGCACCTCGCCGCGGACCTCCAGGGTCTCCGGCCGGGCCAACCGCTCCGGGAGGCCGAGGATGTGGCCGGCGCCCTGGGCGGTGACGTCCTCGCCCTCGGTCCCGTTGCCCCGGGTGATGAGCTGGACGAGCCGGCCGGCCTGGTACCGGGCGGCGATGGCCAGCCCGTCGAGTTTCGTCTCCACTGCCCACGCCTCGACCGGCCGGCCGAGCCGGCGCTCCAGCCCGGCGGCCCAGGCGGTGAGCTGCTCGGCGTTGAACACGTTGTCCAGCGACAGCATCGGCCGGGTGTGCGGCACGTCGCCGGTCGCGGTCCCGCCGGCGACCTTCCCGGTGGGGGAGTCGGGCAGCACCTCGTCGGGGTGGGCGTCCTCCCAGGCGGCGATCGCCCGCACGAGCGCGTCGTAGACGTCATCGTCCATGGCCTGGGTGCCATCGGCGTAGTACGCCGCGGCGGCGGTCCTCGCGGCCTCGACAGCGGCGGCGTACTCGCCGGGGGAGGTGACGGTTGACGGGGTGGTTGTGCTGCTCATAGCCCACATTCTGCCCTGCGGGTACGACACTTTCGGGGCCTTGCGCGGCACGCCCGAAGCCGAGGCCCGGTCGTTGACCGTGCCGGCGCTGGCGGCCGTGACCCGACGGATCCTGGCGCACGATCCTGGCTTGTGGCCCGATGCGTAACAGTTTGGTGGTGCCGGCAGGCACGCGGTTCCCGTCGCTGGCGTTCACGGGTAGCTTCCCGGCCGTTACGAACAGTTGTGCACTGTACCCGAGGAGGGCATACAGCCTTGAAGCAGAGATTCGTACCAGCCGTGGTGGTCCTCACCGCGGCCCTGGCGGCCACGGCCGGCTGCGCGCGGAGCGGCTCGGACGGCACGGCGGCCTCCGGCAAGGACTGCACGGTCAAGATCGCGTTCTTCGGTGCCCTGACCGGCTCGAACGCGGCACTCGGCATCAACGTCCGAGACGGGGCGAAGCTGGCGATCGACCAGTACAACGCGTCGCGGCAGGACACCTGCAAGATCGAGCTGGACAACCGCGACTCCCAGGGGGACGAGAAGGTGGCCCCCGGCGTCGCCGACGCGGTGATCCCGGACCAGAAGATCATCGGCGTGGTCGGTCCGGCGTTCTCGGGCGAGTCCAAGGCCGCCGCCGGCAAGCTGTCCGAGAACGGCCTGACGATGATCACCATCGCCACCAACCCGAGCCTGTCCACCAAGGGCTGGAAGACGTTCCACCGCGCGTTGGGCAACGACGCCACCCAGGGGCCGGCCGCCGGGCGGTACATGCAGACCGCGTTGAAGGCGGAGAAGGTGTTCATCGTCGACGACACCTCCGAGTACGGCAAGGGCCTGGCCGACGAGGTCCGCAAGGTCGTCAAACCCGTGGCGACCGGTACCACCAGCAAAGGGCAGACCGACTTCTCCGCCCTGATCTCGGCCATCAAGGCGTCGAGCGCCGACGCGGTCTACTACGGCGGCTACTACGCCGAGGCCGCGCCGTTCCTCAAGCAGTTGCGCGGCCAGGGCGTCAAGGCGGCCTTCGTCACCGGCGACGCCGTCAAGGACGACAAGTTCGTCGAGGGCGCGGGCAAGGAGGCCGCCGAGGGTGCCATCATCACCTGCCCGTGCGTGCCGCCGGAGAAGTCGGGTGGCACGTTCGCCGCGGACTTCAAGAAGGCGTTCGGCGGCGAGCCGGGCACCTACAGCGCCGAGTCCTATGACGCGGCCAGCATCTTCGTGGCCGGAGTGAAGGCTGGCAAAACCACCCGCAAGGACATGGAGGCGTTCGTCGACGCCTACAAGGGCCAGGGCGTGACCACGACCTTCGCGTTCACCGCCAACGGTGAGATCGAGCTGTCGGCTGTCGCGGTGTGGGCGTACCGGGTCGAGAACGGCCGGATCGTCGCCGTGCAGGAGATCCCCAAGTCCTAGGTCGCCGCTGACCGACGCGCTTGCGGCGTACCCGGCGGCGGGAGCAGGACCTCGACGTTCGTCGTGGCCGTTCCC
Proteins encoded in this window:
- a CDS encoding branched-chain amino acid ABC transporter substrate-binding protein; its protein translation is MKQRFVPAVVVLTAALAATAGCARSGSDGTAASGKDCTVKIAFFGALTGSNAALGINVRDGAKLAIDQYNASRQDTCKIELDNRDSQGDEKVAPGVADAVIPDQKIIGVVGPAFSGESKAAAGKLSENGLTMITIATNPSLSTKGWKTFHRALGNDATQGPAAGRYMQTALKAEKVFIVDDTSEYGKGLADEVRKVVKPVATGTTSKGQTDFSALISAIKASSADAVYYGGYYAEAAPFLKQLRGQGVKAAFVTGDAVKDDKFVEGAGKEAAEGAIITCPCVPPEKSGGTFAADFKKAFGGEPGTYSAESYDAASIFVAGVKAGKTTRKDMEAFVDAYKGQGVTTTFAFTANGEIELSAVAVWAYRVENGRIVAVQEIPKS
- the ligA gene encoding NAD-dependent DNA ligase LigA; this encodes MSSTTTPSTVTSPGEYAAAVEAARTAAAAYYADGTQAMDDDVYDALVRAIAAWEDAHPDEVLPDSPTGKVAGGTATGDVPHTRPMLSLDNVFNAEQLTAWAAGLERRLGRPVEAWAVETKLDGLAIAARYQAGRLVQLITRGNGTEGEDVTAQGAGHILGLPERLARPETLEVRGEVLLTREQYEAATTARVHAGGDPFSNPRSAAAGSMRTKNRPYEVEWTFFGYSALPLDATSPSLAADLAALPHSGLLDLLTDLGVQTSAAALAGAIRYDTLDGVLARIEEIGDARAGLGFGIDGIVIKTDPALDQEQAGFSSRAPRWAIAYKLPADTKITKLLAVEWEVGRTGIIAPRAVLEPVEIGGVIVTYATLHNAADITRKGLLIGDQVTVYRAGDVIPAIEAPLVAVRTGAETPIAIPEVCPRCGSDIDRTQERWRCTLGRACNAVASIDYAVSRDALDIEGLGHTRIVQLVDAGLIEDFADLFTLTREQILGLDRMGDISTDNLLAALETAKQQPLARVLTALGVRGTGRSMSRRIAKHFATMDNIRTADTEALQHVDGLGPEKTPVIVDELKDLAPVIDKLVAAGVNMTEPGAVPPGQEPAGDASDLPLAGKSVVVTGSMTGPLADLTRNEMNELIERAGGKASGSVSAKTALLVAGDKAGSKLAKAESLGVPVMGPDEFADLVTAFLSS
- a CDS encoding MFS transporter; protein product: MVVRFVSSIVGTFATWRRLPRAVWLLTAARAVNRLGAFTLAFLTIAVTARGFTVADAGLLMSAFGLAAIVSRLIGGRLADRIGRRATIVGGLVATAAAQLALAASTSRLALAVAVIAVGLAFEIYEPASQSLIGDVTEPADRPVAYGLFGAALACAGIAAGALATLLGGLDVRWLFVADAVTCLLCAVLIAATLPGTTRTTPPTRGTAPTGRNPWRDPLLRAFLATGTVFAVLYMQLLTTLPLTLARHHLGAGAFGLLLTLSAITIVAGQPLLAAPFTSMTAMTAGYVLLGAGLALNAAAANLATFIAATVVWSTGEVLLLGHVYALVGDLAPATARAHYLSVYGISWGIATLVGPFAGTQALAHAGQAWLWTAAGACSLALAAIQPRLHRKARQRTDAHQPAPVSASLEILS